The following are from one region of the Nicotiana tabacum cultivar K326 chromosome 3, ASM71507v2, whole genome shotgun sequence genome:
- the LOC142179387 gene encoding uncharacterized protein LOC142179387 has translation MASTLTFHSTLFVSVQSPKCFYSRNQITLSALNPSPFFATNSLLKLKKQTALSTKQFKNLRSHNKFQATPLIFAAQFNFLKVLQTAWRVGKDGIEAGTSMVPDAIPRPIARIAVTIVSGGLALFALKSFLSTAFFVLAMMGVIYFGFIALNKDDGPKGGGGTGTTSVDDSLEEARRIMEKYK, from the exons ATGGCTTCAACACTTACCTTTCATTCTACACTTTTTGTTTCAGTGCAATCCCCAAAATGTTTTTACAGTAGAAATCAAATTACACTTTCTGCTCTCAACCCATCACCATTTTTTGCCACAAATTCattgcttaagttgaaaaagcAAACAGCTTTATCAACCAAACAATTCAAGAATCTGAGGAGCCACAACAAGTTTCAGGCCACACCTTTAATATTTGCAGCTCAATTCAATTTCTTGAAAG TTCTTCAAACTGCATGGAGAGTTGGGAAGGATGGAATTGAAGCTGGAACCAGCATGGTACCT GATGCCATTCCAAGACCAATAGCCAGGATTGCTGTGACCATAGTTTCAGGGGGCCTTGCTCTTTTTGCACTCAAGTCATTCCTGTCGACAGCTTTCTTCGTGTTG GCGATGATGGGAGTCATTTACTTTGGATTTATAGCCTTGAACAAAGATGATGGTCCAAAAGGTGGTGGAGGCACAGGCACCACTTCCGTTGACGACAGTCTAGAAGAAGCAAGGAGAATAATGGAAAAGTACAAGTAA
- the LOC107797116 gene encoding sterol 3-beta-glucosyltransferase UGT80A2 — MAESSSKFDRPSSPSSSSSSSSGEVSVAVEKDVSDENGSNTGGGEGADVDNRESVGGSVGITDSAGTPAMELTRVNTLPPEILTSEKPQSPSHHLKLERSKTETPTHSSGFAQAAAKIFDNKISEQQKLKLLKRIATVKDDGTVEFEIPGDVEPRVLGTGSESVHSAVEDEPLDATELQYIPPIQIVMLIVGTRGDVQPFIAIGKRLQDFGHRVRLATHANFKEFVLTAGLEFYPLGGDPKILAGYMVKNKGFLPSGPSEIPTQRAQLKDIIYSLLSPCKEPDKDTGVPFKADAIIANPPAYGHTHVAEALKIPIHIFFTMPWTPTSEFPHPLSRVKQPAGYRLSYQIVDSLIWLGIRDMINDVRKKKLKLRPVTYLSGSQASESNIPHGYIWSPHLVPKPKDWGPKIDVVGFCFLDLASGYEPPEVLVNWLKAGPKPIYIGFGSLPVQEPEKMTETIVKALEITGQRGIINKGWGGLGNVAEPKDFVYLLDNCPHDWLFLQCAAVVHHGGAGTTAAGLKAACPTTVVPFFGDQPFWGERVHARGVGPPPIPVDEFSLDKLVDAIKFMLDPKVKEQAIELAKAMENEDGVTGAVKAFFKHLPRKKLEPEQLPKRSSVFSIKSCFGFS, encoded by the exons ATGGCGGAATCGTCGTCGAAATTTGATCGGCCGAgctctccttcttcttcgtcttcttctaGTTCCGGCGAAGTTTCCGTCGCCGTTGAGAAGGACGTTAGTGATGAAAATGGCAGTAACACTGGTGGTGGTGAAGGTGCTGACGTGGACAATAGAGAGTCGGTTGGTGGTTCAGTTGGCATTACTGACTCTGCAG GGACCCCTGCGATGGAACTTACAAGAGTAAATACGTTGCCTCCAGAGATTTTGACTTCTGAGAAGCCACAATCACCTTCACATCATCTTAAGTTGGAGAGATCAAAAACTGAGACACCAACACATAGTAGCGGATTTGCTCAAGCGGCAGCAAAAATATTTGATAATAAAATTTCTGAACAACAGAAG CTCAAATTGTTGAAGAGAATAGCGACTGTCAAAGATGATGGTACTGTAGAATTTGAAATTCCGGGTGATGTTGAACCCAGAGTGCTTGGAACTGGATCTGAAAGTGTGCATAGCGCAGTTGAGGATGAACCTCTTGATGCAACAGAACTTCAATATATTCCCCCTATACAGATTGTAATGCTTATTGTTGGAACACGTGGTGATGTGCAGCCTTTTATTGCAATTGGAAAGCGTCTGCAG GATTTTGGCCATCGAGTGAGGTTGGCGACGCATGCAAATTTCAAAGAGTTTGTCTTGACTGCTGGATTGGAATTCTATCCCCTTGGGGGTGATCCAAAAATTTTGGCTGGAT ACATGGTTAAAAACAAAGGATTTTTACCTTCCGGACCTTCAGAGATTCCTACTCAGAGAGCTCAGTTGAAGGATATTATATACTCTCTACTCTCACCCTGCAAAGAACCTGATAAGGATACAGGGGTTCCCTTCAAAGCAGACGCAATTATTGCTAACCCCCCAGCATACG GGCATACACATGTTGCAGAAGCATTGAAAATCCCAATTCATATATTTTTCACAATGCCATGGAC GCCAACTAGTGAATTTCCTCATCCTTTGTCCCGTGTAAAGCAACCAGCTGGATATAGG CTATCATATCAGATTGTTGACTCCTTGATTTGGCTAGGAATACGCGACATGATAAATGATGTTAGGAAGAAAAAACTGAAACTTCGACCAGTCACATACTTAAGTGGTTCACAAGCCTCTGAGTCGAATATCCCACACGGATATATTTGGAGTCCTCACCTTGTTCCTAAACCAAAAG ATTGGGGACCTAAGATTGATGTGGTGGGATTTTGCTTCCTTGATCTTGCATCGGGTTATGAACCTCCAGAAGTACTTGTAAACTGGCTTAAAGCTGGTCCAAAGCCCATATACATTGGGTTTGGTAGTCTT CCTGTTCAAGAGCCAGAGAAGATGACCGAAACAATTGTTAAAGCACTCGAAATCACTGGACAAAGGGGAATCATTAATAAAGGCTGGGGTGGCCTCGGAAACG TGGCAGAACCAAAAGATTTTGTGTATTTGCTCGATAACTGTCCCCATGATTGGCTTTTCTTGCAGTGTGCTGCAGTG GTGCACCACGGGGGTGCTGGAACAACTGCTGCTGGTCTTAAAGCCGCG TGTCCAACAACTGTTGTCCCTTTTTTTGGTGACCAGCCATTTTGGGGGGAAAGGGTGCATGCCAGAGGTGTAGGGCCTCCACCCATACCGGTCGATGAATTTTCACTTGATAAGCTGGTTGATGCAATCAAATTCATGCTTGATCCGAAG GTGAAGGAGCAAGCGATTGAACTGGCCAAAGCTATGGAGAACGAAGACGGAGTCACCGGGGCAGTAAAAGCCTTCTTTAAGCATCTACCGCGCAAAAAACTTGAGCCTGAGCAATTGCCTAAACGATCAAGTGTTTTTTCAATAAAAAGTTGCTTTGGTTTTTCCTAA